Proteins from a single region of Larus michahellis chromosome 13, bLarMic1.1, whole genome shotgun sequence:
- the GAL3ST1 gene encoding galactosylceramide sulfotransferase isoform X2 has protein sequence MLHNGKHWRSMCKGLVLGTLLTSFMLLLYSYAVPPLQVSVTEIPIPSSCSSYPTPGKALAAANGTDSPSGRSCLPKLNIMFMKTHKTASSTILNILFRFGEKHHLKFAFPNGRNDFYYPSYFERSQVQSYRPGTCFNIICNHMRFHYEEVRKLLPADATFVTVLRDPAYLFESSFHYFGRVIPLTWKLTGEDKLAEFLRDPWHYYDPNGFNAHYLQNLLFFDLGYDNNMNANSPLVEEHIQEIDRRFHLVMLLEYFDESLVLLKDLLCWQLEDVLYFKLNARKGSTVSRLTPELYEKATSWNLIDAKLYRYFNATFWRKVEAYGRERMAKDVAELQRENEKMKSICIDGGHPVDASAIQESSMQPWQPLGEKSILGYNLKKKINKKHQKLCRKMLTPEIQYLTDLGVNLWITKLWSRVRDFLKW, from the exons ATGCTGCACAATGGGAAGCACTGGAGGTCTATGTGCAAGGGGCTCGTCCTGGGGACCCTCCTGACCAGCTTCATGCTGCTGCTCTACTCCTACGCCGTCCCCCCGCTGCAAGTCAGCGTGACAGA gatccccatcccctcctcctgctcctcctacCCAACCCCTGGCAAGGCGCTGGCAGCAGCCAACGGCACGGACAGCCCTTCGGGACGGAGCTGCCTGCCCAAGCTGAACATCATGTTCATGAAGACGCACAAGACAGCCAGCAGCACCATCCTCAATATCCTCTTCCGCTTCGGGGAGAAGCACCACTTGAAATTTGCGTTCCCCAATGGCCGCAATGACTTCTACTACCCCTCCTACTTCGAGCGCAGCCAGGTGCAGAGCTACCGGCCGGGCACCTGCTTCAACATCATCTGCAACCACATGCGCTTCCACTACGAGGAGGTGCGCAAGCTCCTGCCGGCAGACGCCACCTTCGTGACGGTGCTGCGGGACCCTGCCTACCTCTTCGAGTCCTCTTTCCACTATTTTGGGCGCGTCATCCCCCTCACCTGGAAGCTGACGGGGGAGGACAAGCTGGCAGAGTTCCTCCGGGACCCCTGGCACTACTACGACCCCAACGGGTTCAACGCTCACTACCTCCAAAACCTCCTCTTCTTTGACTTGGGCTACGACAACAACATGAACGCCAACAGCCCGCTGGTGGAGGAGCACATCCAGGAGATAGATCGCCGTTTCCACCTCGTCATGTTGCTCGAGTACTTTGACGAGTCCCTGGTGCTGCTGAAGGAcctgctgtgctggcagctggaGGATGTCCTCTACTTCAAGCTCAACGCCCGGAAGGGCTCCACCGTCTCCCGGCTGACACCTGAGCTGTATGAGAAGGCCACCTCCTGGAACCTCATCGACGCCAAGCTCTACCGCTATTTTAATGCCACCTTCTGGCGTAAAGTGGAGGCCTACGGGAGGGAGCGGATGGCCAAGGATGTGGCGGAGCTGCAGCGGGAGAATGAGAAGATGAAGAGTATCTGCATCGACGGGGGACACCCCGTGGACGCCAGCGCCATCCAAGAGTCTTCCATGCAACCCTGGCAGCCACTGGGGGAGAAGTCCATCCTGGGCTACAACTTGAAGAAGAAGATCAACAAGAAGCACCAGAAGCTGTGCCGCAAGATGCTGACGCCCGAAATCCAGTACCTGACCGACCTGGGGGTCAACCTCTGGATCACCAAGCTGTGGAGCCGCGTGCGGGACTTCCTGAAGTGGTAG
- the MTFP1 gene encoding mitochondrial fission process protein 1 yields the protein MGTAEPDLYRDTWVRYLGYANEVGESFRPLVPVPVVWASYGVATAYVTADAIDKGRRAATAHAQDPAKATRVGVAVVDTFVWQSLASVAIPGFTINRLCAASLALLGALTRWPPPLRRWATTALGLAAIPLIITPIDRSVDFLMDSSLRKLYGAPGEPPAPH from the exons ATGGGGACGGCGGAGCCCGACCTCTACCGGGACACGTGGGTCCGGTACCTGG gttACGCCAACGAGGTGGGCGAGTCCTTCCGCCCactggtgccggtgccggtggtGTGGGCCAGCTACGGCGTGGCCACCGCCTATGTGACCGCCGACGCCATCGACAAGGGCCGGAGAGCCGCCACC gcCCACGCGCAGGACCCCGCGAAGGCCACGCGGGTGGGGGTGGCCGTGGTGGACACCTTCGTCTGGCAGAGCCTGGCCTCGGTGGCCATCCCCGGCTTCACCATCAACCGCCTCTGTGCCGCCTCGCTGGCCCTGCTGGGAGCCCTCACCCGCTGGCCACCGCCCCTGCGCCGCTGGGCCACCACCGCCCTGGGGCTGGCCGCCATCCCCCTCATCATCACCCCCATCGACAG GAGCGTGGATTTCCTGATGGACTCCAGCCTCCGCAAGCTTTACGGGGCGCCGGgagagcccccggccccacactga
- the GAL3ST1 gene encoding galactosylceramide sulfotransferase isoform X1: MRWPACRSCRWPQRAAAAGQVTRMLHNGKHWRSMCKGLVLGTLLTSFMLLLYSYAVPPLQVSVTEIPIPSSCSSYPTPGKALAAANGTDSPSGRSCLPKLNIMFMKTHKTASSTILNILFRFGEKHHLKFAFPNGRNDFYYPSYFERSQVQSYRPGTCFNIICNHMRFHYEEVRKLLPADATFVTVLRDPAYLFESSFHYFGRVIPLTWKLTGEDKLAEFLRDPWHYYDPNGFNAHYLQNLLFFDLGYDNNMNANSPLVEEHIQEIDRRFHLVMLLEYFDESLVLLKDLLCWQLEDVLYFKLNARKGSTVSRLTPELYEKATSWNLIDAKLYRYFNATFWRKVEAYGRERMAKDVAELQRENEKMKSICIDGGHPVDASAIQESSMQPWQPLGEKSILGYNLKKKINKKHQKLCRKMLTPEIQYLTDLGVNLWITKLWSRVRDFLKW, encoded by the exons ATGCGGTGGCCGGCGTGCCGGAGCTGCCGGTGGCCCCAGCGAGCGGCGGCGGCTGGGCAG GTGACCAGGATGCTGCACAATGGGAAGCACTGGAGGTCTATGTGCAAGGGGCTCGTCCTGGGGACCCTCCTGACCAGCTTCATGCTGCTGCTCTACTCCTACGCCGTCCCCCCGCTGCAAGTCAGCGTGACAGA gatccccatcccctcctcctgctcctcctacCCAACCCCTGGCAAGGCGCTGGCAGCAGCCAACGGCACGGACAGCCCTTCGGGACGGAGCTGCCTGCCCAAGCTGAACATCATGTTCATGAAGACGCACAAGACAGCCAGCAGCACCATCCTCAATATCCTCTTCCGCTTCGGGGAGAAGCACCACTTGAAATTTGCGTTCCCCAATGGCCGCAATGACTTCTACTACCCCTCCTACTTCGAGCGCAGCCAGGTGCAGAGCTACCGGCCGGGCACCTGCTTCAACATCATCTGCAACCACATGCGCTTCCACTACGAGGAGGTGCGCAAGCTCCTGCCGGCAGACGCCACCTTCGTGACGGTGCTGCGGGACCCTGCCTACCTCTTCGAGTCCTCTTTCCACTATTTTGGGCGCGTCATCCCCCTCACCTGGAAGCTGACGGGGGAGGACAAGCTGGCAGAGTTCCTCCGGGACCCCTGGCACTACTACGACCCCAACGGGTTCAACGCTCACTACCTCCAAAACCTCCTCTTCTTTGACTTGGGCTACGACAACAACATGAACGCCAACAGCCCGCTGGTGGAGGAGCACATCCAGGAGATAGATCGCCGTTTCCACCTCGTCATGTTGCTCGAGTACTTTGACGAGTCCCTGGTGCTGCTGAAGGAcctgctgtgctggcagctggaGGATGTCCTCTACTTCAAGCTCAACGCCCGGAAGGGCTCCACCGTCTCCCGGCTGACACCTGAGCTGTATGAGAAGGCCACCTCCTGGAACCTCATCGACGCCAAGCTCTACCGCTATTTTAATGCCACCTTCTGGCGTAAAGTGGAGGCCTACGGGAGGGAGCGGATGGCCAAGGATGTGGCGGAGCTGCAGCGGGAGAATGAGAAGATGAAGAGTATCTGCATCGACGGGGGACACCCCGTGGACGCCAGCGCCATCCAAGAGTCTTCCATGCAACCCTGGCAGCCACTGGGGGAGAAGTCCATCCTGGGCTACAACTTGAAGAAGAAGATCAACAAGAAGCACCAGAAGCTGTGCCGCAAGATGCTGACGCCCGAAATCCAGTACCTGACCGACCTGGGGGTCAACCTCTGGATCACCAAGCTGTGGAGCCGCGTGCGGGACTTCCTGAAGTGGTAG
- the PES1 gene encoding pescadillo homolog isoform X1 yields MGGLEKKKYERGSATNYITRNRARKKLQLSLPDFRRLCILKGIYPHEPKHKKKVNKGSTAPRTFYLLKDIKFLLHEPIVNKFREYKVFVRKLRKAYGKSEWSTVDRLKDNKPTYKLDHIVKERYPTFIDALRDLDDALSMCFLFSTFPRTGKCHVQTIQLCRRLAVEFLNYVIASRSLRKVFLSIKGIYYQAEVLGQPVTWITPYTFAHDHPTDVDYRVMATFTEFYTTLLGFVNFRLYQSLNLHYPPKIDGQADVELKPAEGKDYAMDSESYLERLSALSASLARVVAPTHEDEVEMDEFPVEGETAEQMDARKKEQEALEKHKKLFEGLRFFLNREVPREPLAFIIRCFGGQVSWDKSLCIGATYDVSDPSITHQIVDRPRVGKQIVGRYYLQPQWVFDSVNAKLCLPVADYFPGVLLPPHLSPFVTEQEGDYIPPEKLKLLAMQRGENPDEESEEEEEEEEEEEDDNDKEEEEEEDESEKEEEMKLKKMEEQKTQSNKALPVKVTAGKLRLEDKQRLEQEQQSEEKRLAIMMMKKREKYLYKKIMFGKKRKVREANKLAAKRKAHDTAVKEEKKKNKKARRA; encoded by the exons atgGGCGGGTTGGAGAAGAAGAAG TACGAGCGGGGATCCGCCACCAACTACATCACCCGCAACCGGGCGCggaagaagctgcagctgagccTGCCCGACTTCAG GCGCCTCTGCATCCTGAAGGGGATTTACCCCCACGAGCCCAAGCACAAGAAGAAGGTGAACAAAGGCTCCACCGCACCCAGGACCTTCTACCTCCTCAAGGATATCAAATTCCTCCTTCACGAGCCCATTGTCAACAAGTTCCGGGAGTATAAA GTGTTTGTCCGGAAGCTCCGGAAGGCGTACGGGAAGAGTGAATGGAGCACCGTAGACCGACTGAAGGACAACAAGCCCACCTACAAGCTCGACCACATCGTGAAGGAGAG GTACCCAACCTTCATAGACGCGCTGCGGGACCTGGACGATGCCCTCTCCATGTGCTTCCTCTTCTCTACCTTCCCGAGGACGGGCAAATGCCACGTCCAGACCATCCAGCTCTGCCGGCGCCTGGCCGTGGAGTTCCTCAACTACGTCATCGCCTCCCGCTCCCTGCGCAAG GTTTTCCTCTCCATCAAGGGCATCTACTACCAGGCCGAGGTGCTGGGGCAGCCCGTCACCTGGATCACCCCTTATACCTTCGCCCACGAT CACCCCACAGACGTGGATTACCGTGTGATGGCCACCTTCACAGAGTTTTACACCACTCTCCTGGGCTTCGTCAACTTTCGCCTCTACCAGTCCCTCAACCTGCACTACCCCCCCAAG atCGATGGCCAGGCTGACGTTGAGCTGAAGCCTGCAGAGGGCAAGGACTACGCCATGGATTCCGAGAGCTACCTGGAG AGACTGTCGGCTCTGAGCGCCAGCCTGGCCCGTGTGGTGGCACCGACCCACGAGGACGAGGTGGAGATGGATGAGTTCCCCGTGGAGGGG GAGACCGCGGAGCAGATGGATGcgaggaagaaggagcaggaggccCTGGAGAAGCACAAAAAGCTCTTTGAAGGGTTGCGCTTCTTCCTCAACAGGGAGGTGCCTCGAGAGCCACTGGCCTTCATCATCCG GTGCTTTGGTGGCCAGGTCTCCTGGGACAAGTCCCTGTGCATCGGTGCCACCTATGACGTGAGTGACCCCTCCATCACCCACCAGATTGTTGACCGGCCCCGGGTGGGGAAGCAGATTGTTGGCAG gtATTACCTGCAACCTCAGTGGGTCTTCGACTCCGTGAATGCCAAGCTGTGCCTCCCTGTGGCTGACTATTTCCCTGGCGTGCTGCTGCCCCCGCATCTCTCGCCCTTCGTGACGGAGCAGGAAGGAGACTACATCCCTCCGGAGAAGCTGAAGCTGCTGGCCATGCAGAGGGGCGAGAACCCAG ATgaagagagtgaggaggaggaggaagaggaggaggaagaggaggatgacaatgacaaagaggaggaggaggaggaagatgagtctgagaaggaagaggagatgaAGTTAAAGAAGATGGAAGAGCAGAAGACTCAGAGCAACAAG GCGCTTCCCGTGAAGGTGACAGCTGGCAAGCTGCGGCTGGAGGACAAGCAGcgcctggagcaggagcagcaaagCGAGGAGAAGCGTCTGGCCATCATGATgatgaagaaaagggagaaatatcTCTACAAGAAGATCATGTTTGGCAAGAAGCGCAAAGTCCGAGAG GCAAACAAACTCGCTGCGAAGAGGAAAGCCCACGACACTGCcgtgaaggaggagaaaaagaaaaacaagaaggcGCGACGAGCGTGA
- the PES1 gene encoding pescadillo homolog isoform X2: MCFLFSTFPRTGKCHVQTIQLCRRLAVEFLNYVIASRSLRKVFLSIKGIYYQAEVLGQPVTWITPYTFAHDHPTDVDYRVMATFTEFYTTLLGFVNFRLYQSLNLHYPPKIDGQADVELKPAEGKDYAMDSESYLERLSALSASLARVVAPTHEDEVEMDEFPVEGETAEQMDARKKEQEALEKHKKLFEGLRFFLNREVPREPLAFIIRCFGGQVSWDKSLCIGATYDVSDPSITHQIVDRPRVGKQIVGRYYLQPQWVFDSVNAKLCLPVADYFPGVLLPPHLSPFVTEQEGDYIPPEKLKLLAMQRGENPDEESEEEEEEEEEEEDDNDKEEEEEEDESEKEEEMKLKKMEEQKTQSNKALPVKVTAGKLRLEDKQRLEQEQQSEEKRLAIMMMKKREKYLYKKIMFGKKRKVREANKLAAKRKAHDTAVKEEKKKNKKARRA, translated from the exons ATGTGCTTCCTCTTCTCTACCTTCCCGAGGACGGGCAAATGCCACGTCCAGACCATCCAGCTCTGCCGGCGCCTGGCCGTGGAGTTCCTCAACTACGTCATCGCCTCCCGCTCCCTGCGCAAG GTTTTCCTCTCCATCAAGGGCATCTACTACCAGGCCGAGGTGCTGGGGCAGCCCGTCACCTGGATCACCCCTTATACCTTCGCCCACGAT CACCCCACAGACGTGGATTACCGTGTGATGGCCACCTTCACAGAGTTTTACACCACTCTCCTGGGCTTCGTCAACTTTCGCCTCTACCAGTCCCTCAACCTGCACTACCCCCCCAAG atCGATGGCCAGGCTGACGTTGAGCTGAAGCCTGCAGAGGGCAAGGACTACGCCATGGATTCCGAGAGCTACCTGGAG AGACTGTCGGCTCTGAGCGCCAGCCTGGCCCGTGTGGTGGCACCGACCCACGAGGACGAGGTGGAGATGGATGAGTTCCCCGTGGAGGGG GAGACCGCGGAGCAGATGGATGcgaggaagaaggagcaggaggccCTGGAGAAGCACAAAAAGCTCTTTGAAGGGTTGCGCTTCTTCCTCAACAGGGAGGTGCCTCGAGAGCCACTGGCCTTCATCATCCG GTGCTTTGGTGGCCAGGTCTCCTGGGACAAGTCCCTGTGCATCGGTGCCACCTATGACGTGAGTGACCCCTCCATCACCCACCAGATTGTTGACCGGCCCCGGGTGGGGAAGCAGATTGTTGGCAG gtATTACCTGCAACCTCAGTGGGTCTTCGACTCCGTGAATGCCAAGCTGTGCCTCCCTGTGGCTGACTATTTCCCTGGCGTGCTGCTGCCCCCGCATCTCTCGCCCTTCGTGACGGAGCAGGAAGGAGACTACATCCCTCCGGAGAAGCTGAAGCTGCTGGCCATGCAGAGGGGCGAGAACCCAG ATgaagagagtgaggaggaggaggaagaggaggaggaagaggaggatgacaatgacaaagaggaggaggaggaggaagatgagtctgagaaggaagaggagatgaAGTTAAAGAAGATGGAAGAGCAGAAGACTCAGAGCAACAAG GCGCTTCCCGTGAAGGTGACAGCTGGCAAGCTGCGGCTGGAGGACAAGCAGcgcctggagcaggagcagcaaagCGAGGAGAAGCGTCTGGCCATCATGATgatgaagaaaagggagaaatatcTCTACAAGAAGATCATGTTTGGCAAGAAGCGCAAAGTCCGAGAG GCAAACAAACTCGCTGCGAAGAGGAAAGCCCACGACACTGCcgtgaaggaggagaaaaagaaaaacaagaaggcGCGACGAGCGTGA
- the SEC14L2 gene encoding SEC14-like protein 2 isoform X1: MSGRVGDLSPRQAEALAQFRENLQDVLPSLPSQDDYFLLKWLRARCFDLPKSEAMLRKHIEVRKHMDADNIISWEAPEVIRKYMSGGMCGYDREGSPIWYEIIGPLDAKGLLFSASKQDLLKNKFRDCEVLQHECEKQSQKLGKKIEMVLMVYDCEGLGLKHLWKPAVETYGELLSMFEENYPESLKRLFIVKAPKIFPVAYNLVKHFLSEDTRKKVVVLGSNWKEVLQKYIDPEQIPVEYGGTLTDPDGNPKCLSKINYGGDVPQHYYVRDQLAQQYEHTVVVNRGSSHQVEYEILFPGCVLRWQFRSEGADVGFGVYLKTKIGERQRAGEMTEVYPNQRYNSHLVPEDGSLTCSTPGIYVLRFDNTYSYLHAKKVSYSVEVLRPDAASAQQIQKLGDKLSEVALNHSP, encoded by the exons ATGAGCGGCCGCGTCGGGGACCTGAGCCCGCGGCAGGCGGAGGCGCTGGCCCAG TTTCGGGAGAACCTGCAGGAcgtgctgccctccctgccctcccaggacGACTATTTCCTCCTGAAATGGCTCCGAG CGCGCTGCTTCGACCTGCCCAAGTCGGAGGCGATGCTCCGCAAG cacaTCGAGGTCCGCAAGCACATGGACGCTGACAACATCATCTCCTGGGAGGCCCCCGAg gtGATCAGGAAGTACATGTCGGGGGGGATGTGCGGCTACGACCGGGAGGGCAGCCCCATCTGGTACGAGATCATCGGGCCGCTGGACGCCAAGGGGCTGCTCTTCTCCGCCTCCAAGCAGGACCTGCTCAAGAACAAGTTCCGCGACTGCGAGGTGCTGCAGCACGAGTGCGAGAAGCAGAGCCAGAAG CTGGGCAAGAAGATCGAGATGGTGCTGATGGTGTATGACTGCGAGGGCCTGGGCTTGAAGCACCTCTGGAAGCCAGCCGTGGAGACGTACGGGGAG CTCCTGTCCATGTTCGAGGAGAATTACCCCGAGTCCCTCAAGCGTCTGTTTATCGTGAAGG CCCCCAAGATCTTCCCCGTGGCCTACAACCTTGTCAAGCACTTCCTGAGCGAGGACACCCGCAAGAAGGTCGTGGTCCTGGGAT ccaACTGGAAGGAGGTCCTGCAGAAGTACATTGACCCCGAGCAGATCCCGGTGGAGTACGGGGGCACCCTGACGGACCCCGACGGGAACCCCAAGTGCCTGAGCAAG ATCAACTACGGGGGGGACGTGCCCCAGCACTACTACGTGCGGGACCAGCTGGCGCAGCAGTACGAGCACACGGTGGTGGTCAACCGCGGCTCGTCCCACCAGGTCGAGTACGAGATCCTCTTCCCCGGCTGCGTCCTCAG GTGGCAGTTCAGGTCGGAGGGAGCCGACGTGGGTTTCGGGGTGTACCTGAAGACCAAGATCGGGGAGCGGCAGCGGGCGGGCGAGATGACCGAGGTCTACCCCAACCAACGCTACAACTCCCACCTGGTGCCCGAGGACGGCTCCCTCACCTGCTCCACGCCCGGCATCT ACGTCCTGCGCTTCGACAACACCTACAGCTACCTCCACGCCAAGAAGGTGAGCTACAGCGTGGAGGTGCTGCGGCCCGACGCCGCCTCCGCCCAGCAGATCCAGAAGCTGGGGGACAAGCTCAGCGAGGTGGCCCTCAACCACAGCCCCTAG
- the SEC14L2 gene encoding SEC14-like protein 2 isoform X2, whose translation MSGRVGDLSPRQAEALAQFRENLQDVLPSLPSQDDYFLLKWLRARCFDLPKSEAMLRKVIRKYMSGGMCGYDREGSPIWYEIIGPLDAKGLLFSASKQDLLKNKFRDCEVLQHECEKQSQKLGKKIEMVLMVYDCEGLGLKHLWKPAVETYGELLSMFEENYPESLKRLFIVKAPKIFPVAYNLVKHFLSEDTRKKVVVLGSNWKEVLQKYIDPEQIPVEYGGTLTDPDGNPKCLSKINYGGDVPQHYYVRDQLAQQYEHTVVVNRGSSHQVEYEILFPGCVLRWQFRSEGADVGFGVYLKTKIGERQRAGEMTEVYPNQRYNSHLVPEDGSLTCSTPGIYVLRFDNTYSYLHAKKVSYSVEVLRPDAASAQQIQKLGDKLSEVALNHSP comes from the exons ATGAGCGGCCGCGTCGGGGACCTGAGCCCGCGGCAGGCGGAGGCGCTGGCCCAG TTTCGGGAGAACCTGCAGGAcgtgctgccctccctgccctcccaggacGACTATTTCCTCCTGAAATGGCTCCGAG CGCGCTGCTTCGACCTGCCCAAGTCGGAGGCGATGCTCCGCAAG gtGATCAGGAAGTACATGTCGGGGGGGATGTGCGGCTACGACCGGGAGGGCAGCCCCATCTGGTACGAGATCATCGGGCCGCTGGACGCCAAGGGGCTGCTCTTCTCCGCCTCCAAGCAGGACCTGCTCAAGAACAAGTTCCGCGACTGCGAGGTGCTGCAGCACGAGTGCGAGAAGCAGAGCCAGAAG CTGGGCAAGAAGATCGAGATGGTGCTGATGGTGTATGACTGCGAGGGCCTGGGCTTGAAGCACCTCTGGAAGCCAGCCGTGGAGACGTACGGGGAG CTCCTGTCCATGTTCGAGGAGAATTACCCCGAGTCCCTCAAGCGTCTGTTTATCGTGAAGG CCCCCAAGATCTTCCCCGTGGCCTACAACCTTGTCAAGCACTTCCTGAGCGAGGACACCCGCAAGAAGGTCGTGGTCCTGGGAT ccaACTGGAAGGAGGTCCTGCAGAAGTACATTGACCCCGAGCAGATCCCGGTGGAGTACGGGGGCACCCTGACGGACCCCGACGGGAACCCCAAGTGCCTGAGCAAG ATCAACTACGGGGGGGACGTGCCCCAGCACTACTACGTGCGGGACCAGCTGGCGCAGCAGTACGAGCACACGGTGGTGGTCAACCGCGGCTCGTCCCACCAGGTCGAGTACGAGATCCTCTTCCCCGGCTGCGTCCTCAG GTGGCAGTTCAGGTCGGAGGGAGCCGACGTGGGTTTCGGGGTGTACCTGAAGACCAAGATCGGGGAGCGGCAGCGGGCGGGCGAGATGACCGAGGTCTACCCCAACCAACGCTACAACTCCCACCTGGTGCCCGAGGACGGCTCCCTCACCTGCTCCACGCCCGGCATCT ACGTCCTGCGCTTCGACAACACCTACAGCTACCTCCACGCCAAGAAGGTGAGCTACAGCGTGGAGGTGCTGCGGCCCGACGCCGCCTCCGCCCAGCAGATCCAGAAGCTGGGGGACAAGCTCAGCGAGGTGGCCCTCAACCACAGCCCCTAG
- the LOC141750914 gene encoding uncharacterized protein LOC141750914: MALSQWERDIHRHVAGGKGSAALVLGLRVGACCTTPADSSPWSRLRCRVLAWDFHGVQTPAGSRQHQLGLIGHQPWSLKAPKWWGWGCCLLGMELCWWVLVCGAVLGVAGTTMAPATPASSDHTVVASVVSSGMGTRTAAPVLAAATVPGGAHAHPRSEEPSMNFTLRLLDGDPSAVKKPLVLSPGSAIRLEARVDFSPGVSLKISVDQCHGTSSEQLGRSRRIFMVVNSQGCLHGQKLGTVSIQHRRGVSALQLTIPAPLLEDETEEEEVYVHCLLTAWGARGHSARSCFYSQATDSWQNAEDPSRNAMCHCCDTGCPPDDTLPRELPGFLGEGTLHWETVGPLLVQKEKVPWYEEPCRTVKRFLLAGLALLGSALVAATLVGGLLGLALAVWRLGGRRRGQRQRRRQCPFQAELQTVVGALGPRETKKRGEVGPPRRSLAQSSV; the protein is encoded by the exons ATGGCCTTGTCACAGTGGGAGCGGGACATCCATCGCCACGTGGCTGGAGGCAAAGGCAGTGCAG CCCTGGTTCTGGGGCTGCGGGTCGGAGCCTGCTGCACCACTCCAGCGGATTCCAGCCCGTGG aGCCGCCTGCGCTGCCGGGTGCTGGCCTGGGACTTCCACGGTGTGCAGACGCCAGCGGGAAG CCGGCAGCACCAGCTGGGGCTCATTGGCCACCAGCCCTGGTCTTTAAAGGCCCCCaagtggtggggctggggctgctgcttgctggggatggagctgtgctggtgggtgctggtgtgtggggctgtgctgggggtggcag GGACCACCATGGCTCCAGCCACTCCAGCGTCCTCCGATCACACGGTGGTGGCCTCAGTGGTGTCCTCAGGCATGGGGACAAGGACTGCAGCCCCAGTGCTTGCTGCTGCCACCGTGCCTGGTGGGGCTCATGCTCACCCACGCTCCGAGGAGCCCAGCATGAACTTCACCTTGAGGCTCCTGGATG gGGACCCCAGTGCCGTGAAGAAGCCGCTGGTGCTCAGCCCAGGCTCCGCCATCCGCCTGGAGGCCAGGGTTGACTTCAGTCCTGGTGTCTCCCTGAAGATCTCTGTGGACCAGTGCCACGGGACCAGCTCGGAGCAGCTGGGACGCTCCAGGAGGATCTTCATGGTGGTGAACAGCCAGGG GTGCCTGCACGGGCAGAAGCTGGGAACCGTGTCCatccagcaccggagaggggtgTCTGCCCTCCAGCTCAccatcccagccccgctcctggaGGATGAgaccgaggaggaggag GTCTACGTGCACTGCCTGCTGACGGCATGGGGTGCCCGGGGACACAGTGCCAGGTCCTGCTTCTACAGCCAAGCCACGGACAG ctggcagaaCGCAGAGGACCCTTCCCGGAACGCCATGTGCCACTGCTGTGACACCGGCTGTCCCCCTGATGACACCCTCCCCAGAGAGCTGCCAG GGTTCCTGGGAGAGGGGACACTTCACTGGGAGACGGTTGGACCCTTGCTGGTGCAGAAGGAGAAGGTGCCATGGTACGAAG AGCCGTGCCGCACGGTGAAGAGGTTCCTGCTGGCCGGGCTGGCCCTACTGGGCAGCGCCCTGGTGGCAGCCACCCTGGTGGGGGGTCTGCTGGGGCTGGCCTTGGCTGTGTGGCGCCTGGGCGGGCGCCGGCGGGGACAACGGCAGAGGAGACGGCAGTGTCCCTTCCAGGCCGAGCTGCAGACCGTGGTGGGGGCTTTGGGCCCCAGGGAGACGAAGAAAAGGGGCGAGGTGGGTCCCCCCCGCCGCAGCCTGGCGCAGAGCTCGGTGTGA